The Pontibacter pudoricolor genome contains a region encoding:
- the nuoF gene encoding NADH-quinone oxidoreductase subunit NuoF, translating to MGIKILTEHINVPGIETLEVYRKHGGYRSVEKALKTMSPDEVVEEVKTSGLRGRGGAGFPTGMKWSFLAKPEGVPRYLVCNADESEPGTFKDRYFMEKTPHSLIEGMITSSYALGANTSYIYIRGELMFVLRILEKAIAEAYAAGLLGKNILGSGYDLDLHVAPGGGAYICGEETALLESLEGKRGNPRNKPPFPAVKGLFASPTVVNNVESIASVPWIVNNGGAEYAKIGIGRSTGTKLFSCSGNINKPGVYEIELGVPVEEFIYSDEYCGGIWKGKQLKAVVPGGSSVPILPANLITKTAAGEDRLMTYESLSDGGFVSGSMLGSGAFIVFDEDQCIVRNTWNYARFYHHESCGQCSPCREGTGWMEKVLHRIEHGHGHQQDIDLLVSVAKQIEGNTICPLGDAAAWPVASAIRHFRDEFEWHIKHPKEAILPGAVYRGQLAETIA from the coding sequence ATGGGAATTAAAATATTAACTGAACATATAAACGTACCAGGCATCGAGACCCTGGAAGTATATCGTAAGCATGGCGGCTACCGCTCGGTAGAGAAAGCCCTGAAAACGATGTCTCCCGACGAGGTGGTGGAAGAAGTAAAAACATCAGGCCTGCGTGGTCGTGGTGGTGCCGGCTTCCCGACTGGTATGAAGTGGAGTTTTTTGGCTAAGCCTGAAGGTGTTCCGCGTTACCTGGTTTGCAACGCCGATGAGTCGGAGCCTGGAACCTTCAAGGACCGCTACTTCATGGAGAAAACGCCACACTCCCTGATAGAAGGTATGATCACGTCGAGCTACGCGCTGGGGGCGAACACATCTTATATCTATATCCGTGGTGAGTTGATGTTTGTGCTGCGCATCCTGGAGAAAGCGATTGCTGAGGCGTATGCTGCCGGTTTGCTTGGTAAAAACATATTGGGTTCTGGCTACGACCTGGACCTGCATGTGGCTCCGGGTGGTGGTGCTTATATCTGCGGTGAAGAAACTGCTCTGCTGGAATCGTTGGAAGGTAAGCGTGGTAACCCACGTAACAAGCCGCCATTCCCGGCTGTGAAAGGTTTGTTTGCTTCGCCAACGGTGGTGAATAACGTGGAATCTATTGCGTCTGTGCCGTGGATCGTGAACAACGGTGGTGCAGAGTATGCAAAGATCGGTATCGGTAGAAGTACAGGTACGAAGTTATTCTCATGCAGCGGTAACATCAATAAGCCTGGTGTTTACGAAATCGAACTGGGTGTTCCGGTAGAAGAATTCATTTACTCTGACGAATACTGCGGTGGTATCTGGAAAGGCAAGCAACTGAAGGCCGTTGTGCCGGGTGGTTCTTCTGTTCCGATCCTGCCTGCTAACCTGATAACTAAAACGGCTGCCGGCGAAGACCGCCTGATGACTTACGAATCGTTATCTGACGGTGGTTTTGTGAGTGGTTCGATGCTGGGTTCCGGTGCATTCATCGTTTTCGATGAAGACCAGTGTATTGTGCGCAATACCTGGAACTATGCCAGATTCTATCATCATGAGTCGTGTGGACAGTGCAGCCCTTGCCGTGAAGGTACTGGCTGGATGGAAAAAGTATTGCACCGCATCGAGCATGGTCACGGCCATCAGCAGGACATAGACCTGTTGGTAAGTGTAGCCAAGCAGATTGAAGGTAATACCATTTGCCCGCTAGGCGATGCAGCAGCATGGCCGGTGGCAAGTGCGATCCGTCACTTCCGCGACGAGTTTGAGTGGCACATTAAGCATCCGAAAGAGGCAATATTGCCAGGAGCTGTATACAGAGGCCAGTTAGCTGAAACTATAGCTTAA